One genomic window of Plasmodium falciparum 3D7 genome assembly, chromosome: 10 includes the following:
- a CDS encoding RNA-binding protein, putative, whose protein sequence is MNKKHNNSAHFEKFPCTTNIPYSVQNNFNLEKDTLIKNFEDKNEHINKKSFNKNLGNLIYNISKLILHNSNNNNSDGNNINSKNSDTNHNITNNKSSNNNTTNHNTTNHSITNKNITNHNIANPNNNNPNDNPKNNYKDKNNNKNNNKNNNKNNNKNNNKNNNKNNNKNNNNNKNNLNSNITCSEYNLLSTNKKNQDITQALGDHITSITMNNIESNNFLVGDENNGFYQILNNVDYNKKEKKKNFINNKCNSNIHMNNIENQLYNNVNNIIPMVSKNKYNLFTNNENYNQENDKYNEKLFNNSVNFCNIPNYEQEKKKKEIEGSENYKMNDVSQLTQMNYMYRNIDYSKEKVEEESFEKNVVDFEENVPEFMNEYKLYNEKVKHDNINNQIIKEIKKNKGNYNFKNIVITNIFLGNIPPNITEERLKNVLEIFGYIIHIEYKWSIDKWSYAFVYFIDEKCAINAVNFLNQKKFFDNSPNHKLICFIVSKQIPHQNTMHYSKENFSLLKDGPPGANLFLYGIPLKWTELNLIQLVNKYGHVVGLRIPYISKENDKKQGNRGFGFVSYDNKKSAIEAFEELSKMYIHGKLLKVQLKNGEEHLLPAKLKNIYNTNKNKAKDVTNLKTAQSLVSTTDTLNTFNSLTSTEVKKKLKNNKCSNNNMKSSVFISNKNNINNNNNNSTIYNKANNSNTQHLSIPDTNSSKSLLENEYKNKFPLNNSNNCDSVPSIYPKMFTNYSDKYDLNVTTEKHFPIYASKLPQNNGANLCLSKELNTGGEFCSYTINENNSFEGKDTNKKNCGKMLKEADDINKNETFFLIKENRENKYSNNKDNKGEQINTQNDMALYNNMESNMITYKNMEENMVPNKNMETTFSYFNMCDNNNNNNNNSKSNYSDSKKVTPNSNSNSNSNSSSSSNSSSSNNNHFEKRWDKNTWKKTSNIQSVEENNKHDNTFFNFIDKMDTTRCQGGNIRNNKYSNYNYIEENNSEKNESSKLNNFKNQFGANSKNLFFFNNSNESENSNINMYNKFFVNENNLYSVDEKNERQNIPTEKNIELTINRIRNETPSSFNEKTKNISSFLNDIWYNNGNNNIIMYNKNSNVHDNNNNNNIIHNSNSMHYHINDIHTNMKRDNYENNNKWNNNIKGNNSNEYNYKKENNNNNNMFYYNINNNNNNNNNNNNNNNNNSEHISEIDVKQLNNIMEKKKEYLNAVSKEEQENLDDNISKNEYMNDKQNKTTQYFKNMKILFTFLNIYAKQNSLDIDDFFNDEKNMHLFEMLINKKQFDKNDLEYLFNMLQLKNNEKEKMKKEILNHNEYFKENYNHDKIVYTKSNTNMLNMNYNTPNRYQQGNNINTNPNVAQRNENNYYGKNNDAPYDLDINNIIYTSNNFTNLDKYENSNFNMEIKKINDMNAYDNKFIPNVQNNVNKYM, encoded by the exons atgaacaaaaaacataataacaGCGCACATTTTGAAAAGTTCCCATGCACAACTAATATTCCTTACAGTGTTCAGAATAACTTCAATTTAGAAAAAGatacattaataaaaaattttgaagataagaatgaacatataaacaaaaagagttttaataaaaatttgggaaacttaatatataatatctcaaaacttatattacataattcAAACAATAACAATTCTGAcggtaataatattaatagcaAAAATAGTGATACTAAccataatataacaaataacaAAAGCTCGAATAATAACACAACTAACCATAATACTACAAATCATAGCATAaccaataaaaatattaccaACCATAACATTGCCAAccctaataataataatcctAACGATAATcctaaaaataattataaggataaaaacaacaataaaaacaacaataaaaataacaataaaaataataataaaaataataataaaaataataataaaaataacaataaaaataacaataacaataaaaataaccttaatagtaatattacATGCAGTGAATACAATTTACTGagtacaaataaaaaaaatcaagaCATCACACAAGCATTAGGGGATCATATAACATCAATCACaatgaataatatagaaaGTAATAACTTTTTAGTTggtgatgaaaataatggtTTTTATCAAATTTTAAACAATGtagattataataaaaaggagaagaagaagaattttataaacaacaaatgtaatagtaatatacatatgaataatattgaaaaccaattatataataatgttaataatataattccaatggtttcaaaaaataaatataatttatttacaaataacgaaaattataatcaagagaatgataaatataatgaaaaattatttaacaaTTCAGTTAACTTTTGTAATATTCCAAATTATGAacaagaaaagaaaaaaaaagaaatagaaggatcagaaaattataaaatgaatgatGTATCTCAACTTACGCAaatgaattatatgtatagaaATATAGATTATTCTAAAGAAAAAGTAGAAGAAGAatcttttgaaaaaaatgttgTAGATTTTGAAGAAAATGTACCTGAATTCatgaatgaatataaattatataatgaaaaagtgaaacatgataatataaataatcaaatcattaaagaaataaaaaaaaacaaaggaaattataattttaaaaatattgtaataaCTAATATTTTCCTTGGAAATATCCCACCAAATATCACTGAAGAAagattaaaaaatgtattagaaatatttggatatataattcatattgaATATAAATGGTCTATTGATAAATGGTCTTATGCTTTTGTATATTTCATTGATGAAAAATGTGCTATTAATGctgttaattttttaaatcagAAAAAGTTTTTTGATAATTCACCTAATCATAAattaatatgttttattgTTTCCAAACAAATTCCTCATCAAAATACCATGCATTATAGTAAAGAAAATTTCTCCTTGTTAAAAGATGGACCACCAG gcgcaaatttatttttatatggaaTACCCCTAAAATGGACCgaattaaatttaatacaGCTAGTAAATAAATACGGACATGTTGTAGGTCTAAGAATTCCGTATATCAGTAAAGAGAATGACAAGAAACAAGGTAATAGAGGTTTTGGATTTGTTTCTTATGATAACAAAAAATCAGCTATAGAAGCTTTTGAAGAATTatcaaaaatgtatatacatGGAAAACTTTTAAAGGTTCAGTTAAAAAATGGTGAAGAGCATTTATTACCtgcaaaattaaaaaacatttataatacaaataaaaataaagcaaAAGATGTTACAAACCTGAAAACCGCACAAAGTTTAGTTAGTACAACGGATACTTTAAATACGTTTAATTCTTTGACTTCAACCGAAGTAAAAAAGAAACTTAAAAATAACAAGtgttcaaataataatatgaaatctTCCGTTTttatttcaaataaaaataatataaataataataataataatagtactatatataataaagctaataatagtaatactCAACATCTTTCAATTCCTGATACGAATAGCTCAAAAAGTTTATTAGAAAACGAATACAAAAATAAGTTTCCTTTAAACAATTCGAATAATTGTGATTCCGTTCCTAGTATATATCCAAAGATGTTTACAAATTATTCGGATAAATATGATCTAAATGTTACCACTGAAAAGCATTTTCCTATATATGCATCTAAATTACCACAAAATAACGGCGCCAATTTGTGTTTATCAAAAGAATTGAATACAGGAGGAGAATTTTGTTCATATActattaatgaaaataactCATTTGAAGGAAAAGATactaataaaaagaattgtGGAAAAATGTTAAAGGAAGCAgatgatattaataaaaatgaaacattttttttaattaaagaaaacagagaaaataaatatagtaataataaagacAATAAAGGGGAACAAATAAATACTCAAAATGATATGgcgttatataataatatggaaagTAATATGAtaacttataaaaatatggaagaAAATATGGTACCTAATAAAAACATGGAAACTACCTTTTCATACTTTAATAtgtgtgataataataataataataataataatagtaaaagTAATTATAGTGACTCCAAAAAAGTAACTCcaaatagtaatagtaatagtaatagtaacagtagtagtagtagtaatagtagtagtagtaataataaccaTTTTGAAAAGAGATGGGATAAAAATACCTGGAAAAAAACAAGCAATATACAATCAGTAGAAGAAAATAACAAACATGATAATacgttttttaattttatagatAAAATGGATACTACAAGATGCCAAGGAggaaatataagaaataataagtattcaaattataattacataGAAGAGAATAATTCTGAAAAGAATGAATCATCTAAATTAAACAATTTCAAAAACCAATTTGGTGCAAACTCGaaaaatttgtttttttttaataattcaaatgaatcagaaaattcaaatattaatatgtataataaattttttgttaatgaaaataatttatattcagtagatgaaaaaaatgaaagacaAAATATACCtacagaaaaaaatattgagcTAACTATAAATAGGATAAGGAATGAAACACCATCATCATTTAATGAAAagacaaaaaatataagttcctttttaaatgatatatgGTATAacaatggtaataataatattattatgtacaataaaaatagtaatgtacatgataataataataataataatattattcataatagtaatagcatgcattatcatataaatgatatCCATACCAATATGAAAAGAGATAACTAcgagaataataataagtggaataataatataaagggaaataattcaaatgaatataattataaaaaagaaaacaataataataataatatgttttattataatataaataataacaataataataataataataataataataataataataataatagtgagCATATATCTGAAATAGATGTTAaacaattaaataatattatggaaaaaaagaaggaaTATTTAAATGCTGTTTCTAAAGAAGAACAAGAAAATTtggatgataatatatccaaaaatgaatatatgaatgataaacaaaataaaacaacacaatattttaaaaatatgaaaattttatttacatttttaaatatatatgcaaaACAGAATTCATTAGATATAGatgatttttttaatgatgaaaaaaatatgcacTTGTTTGAAATGTTAATTAATAAGAAACaatttgataaaaatgatttggaatatttatttaatatgttacaattaaaaaataatgaaaaggaaaaaatgaaaaaagaaatattaaatcatAATGAATATTTCAAGGAAAATTATAACCATGATAAAATAGTATATACAAAATCAAATACCAATATGCttaatatgaattataacACTCCCAATAGGTACCAGCaaggtaataatattaatactaATCCTAATGTTGCTCAAAGGAATGAAAACAACTATTATGGGAAAAATAATGATGCACCATATGatttagatataaataacataatatatacaagtaataattttacaaatttagataaatatgaaaatagcAACTTCAAtatggaaataaaaaaaattaatgatatGAATGCATACGATAATAAGTTTATACCAAATGTTCAGAATAAtgtcaataaatatatgtaa
- a CDS encoding methyltransferase, putative, with product MYEVYYLNEHDEFEKKKKKNEEIQSSLILKNHAISSEKKSKLVKHNIYEGGYTIWECTWDMLKFFHKEGFDFNNKQVLELGCGHGLVGIKVLLDNGNVVFQELNKEVINDVLLPNIKKNLKMKLKKKKLKENKHYMKINNDKITCYVINKPWHKLNSKLQKKKLNCFDFILGNEILYRKENYYHILKILKKNLKKGGKAYFGSKSYYFGFEDGTGSNSFVTYVNNNEHFNFVARIIQTTTGKSVYSKDIIEVTFSPNND from the exons atgtatgaggtatattatttaaatgagCATGAtgaatttgaaaaaaaaaagaaaaaaaatgaagaaatacaAAGTTCcctaattttaaaaaatcatgCCATTTCTTCAGAAAAAAAATCTAAGTTAGTTAAACACAATATTTATGAAGGAGGATATACAATATGGGAATGTACATGGGATATgttaaaattttttcataagGAGGGGTTcgattttaataataagcAAGTATTGGAAttag gTTGTGGGCATGGTTTAGTTGGAATCAAAGTGTTATTAGATAATGGAAATGTTGTTTTCcaagaattaaataaagaagTTATTAATGACGTCTTACTaccaaatataaaaaaaaatttgaagaTGAAacttaaaaagaaaaagttaaaagaaaataagcattacatgaaaataaataatgataaaataacatGTTATGTTATTAATAAACCATGGCATAAATTAAATTCGAAATTacaaaagaagaaattaaactgttttgattttatattaggaaatgaaatattatatagaaaagaaaattattatcatattttaaaaattctcAAAAAAAATCTGAAAAAAGGAGGAAAAGCTTATTTTGGTTCGAAGTCTTATTATTTTGGATTTGAAGATGGAACAGGTTCAAATAGTTTTGTGAcatatgttaataataatgaacattTTAATTTCGTTGCAAGAATTATTCAAACCACTACAGGGAAATCTGTCTATTCGAAAGATATTATAGAAGTAACCTTTTCACCCAATAATGATTAG
- a CDS encoding ZIP domain-containing protein, putative codes for MWLSTFLALLIFVECVIVVYIPAYIESKLSKIKKNRFFNMENFENIASGAILALAFLHMLPEVIILSNKKNMNLYYIFILVLVSVTFLNITDILYDHHFESTFDVNCTLACENSNNQIKNINDKEITTNYIDIKSNEVIDLELKAMDTNINNNNNNNNNNKTDPCKTNIFFEIFKSNSFFIVLSLFIHSFIEGLLMGSLKDKNAIIIVGLSMLAHKWAECLIVYKNVVNKIENPLLASIYAWSFILSLPLGVFIAIFSFPSNEFVEIIFSSIACGFFLYLSFNMTKEIKITKSNKHFISFSYFLGVGGMSTLMILFNSFESNNII; via the exons ATGTGGTTATCAACATTTCTAGCCTTACTTATTTTTGTGGAATGCGTTATAGTTGTGTATATACCAGCATATATAGAAAGTAAATTATcaaaaattaagaaaaacagattttttaatatggaaAATTTTGAAAACATAGCAAGTG gCGCGATATTAGCTTTAGCCTTTTTGCATATGTTACCAGAAGTTATAATTTTAtccaacaaaaaaaatatgaatctgtattatatttttatattagtaCTTGTATCTGTAACTTTTTTGAATATAACGGATATACTATATGATCATCACTTTGAAAGTACTTTTGATGTTAATTGTACACTAGCATGTGAAAATTCAAACAATCaaattaaaaacataaaCGATAAAGAAATTACTACAAATTATATAGACATAAAATCAAATGAAGTTATAGATTTAGAATTGAAGGCAATGGATactaatattaataacaacaacaataataataataataataaaaccgATCCATGTAAaactaatatattttttgaaatatttaaatcaaactctttttttattgttttaagCCTTTTTATACATTCTTTTATAGAAG gCTTACTTATGGGAAGtctaaaagataaaaatgcTATTATAATCGTAGGACTTTCAATGTTAGCTCATAAATGGGCTGAATGTTTAATAGTTTATAAGAATGTTGTTAACAAAATAGaa aATCCTTTACTAGCAAGCATATATGCTTGGTCTTTTATCTTATCTTTACCATTAGGAGTTTTTATTGCAATATTTTCCTTCCCTtcaa ATGAATTTGTAGAAATAATTTTTAGTTCAATTGCCTGTGGTTTTTTTCTGTATCTTTCCTTTAAC atgactaaggaaataaaaataacaaagaGTAATAAGCATTTCATATCTTTTAGTTATTTCCTTGGAGTTGGAGGCATGTCAACATTGatgatattatttaattcttttgaaagtaataatataatatag